In the Malaya genurostris strain Urasoe2022 chromosome 1, Malgen_1.1, whole genome shotgun sequence genome, one interval contains:
- the LOC131429866 gene encoding organic cation transporter protein, which yields MGYDEVLTHLGGFGRYQKKIYVLLCLPAICCAFHKLAGVFLLATPNYRCKLPFEVENATYELPPDVLAMSYPMDTLAKRYSTCTYLNADFTESYLNGGTPAKDFVSCDHWIYDRSRYESSTVTEWDMVCDRSWLRASADSLFMVGVMLGSIIFGYLSDKYGRKPIFFASLVTQVIFGVLAGLAPEFFTYTIARILVGATTSGVFLVAYVIAMEMVGPKDRLYAGVVCMMFFSVGYMLTAAFAYYIHDWRTLQIALTLPGIVFLSYWWFIPESSRWLISNNRPTEAIELIKKVAKSNKVTVPSDVLDKLMEEDKVALETDKNEAKPGLLDIFKHPNLRRKALLIFFDWFVNSGTYYGLSWNTNNLGGNPLLNFVISGAVEIPAYTFLLLTLNRWGRRTILCGCMIFAGTMLLSTMFIPDNLSWLIIVMAMLGKLAITSSYGTVYVFSAEQFPTVIRNVALGAASTSARVGGILAPYFNLLGDYWQPLPLLIFGAMSFAGGLLSLLLPETHNQKLPETIADGENFGKVKTIPDELDRDLEKTPEELQGLNTTGLSPPSQGESNGMDAVTRANEKRSHHDSDHDDGQEGKN from the coding sequence ATGGGATACGACGAGGTGCTGACCCATTTGGGTGGATTTGGCCGGTATCAGAAGAAAATCTATGTACTGCTTTGCTTGCCGGCAATCTGCTGTGCGTTCCACAAGTTGGCCGGCGTGTTTCTGTTGGCAACACCCAATTACCGTTGTAAGCTGCCCTTTGAAGTGGAGAATGCGACCTATGAACTGCCGCCAGATGTTCTTGCCATGTCATACCCTATGGATACGTTAGCGAAACGATACTCCACCTGTACCTACTTGAATGCGGATTTTACCGAGAGTTATTTGAACGGTGGAACACCGGCTAAGGATTTCGTCAGCTGTGACCATTGGATTTATGACCGATCCAGATATGAGAGTAGCACAGTAACCGAGTGGGATATGGTTTGCGATCGAAGTTGGTTACGGGCGTCGGCCGATTCGTTGTTCATGGTCGGAGTCATGTTGGGCAGTATCATCTTTGGATATCTCTCTGACAAATACGGACGGAAGCCAATCTTCTTCGCTTCGTTGGTGACCCAGGTTATATTCGGTGTACTTGCTGGATTGGCACCGGAATTTTTCACATACACTATCGCTAGAATCCTGGTCGGAGCAACAACGTCGGGTGTATTCCTGGTGGCATACGTCATTGCTATGGAAATGGTCGGACCCAAAGACCGTCTGTATGCCGGAGTGGTCTGCATGATGTTCTTCTCTGTCGGTTACATGCTGACAGCGGCATTCGCTTACTACATCCACGATTGGCGAACCTTGCAAATCGCCCTTACATTGCCAGGGATTGTGTTTCTGTCTTACTGGTGGTTTATTCCGGAATCGTCTCGCTGGTTGATATCTAATAACCGACCAACGGAAGCTATCGAGCTTATTAAGAAAGTAGCAAAGTCTAACAAAGTAACCGTTCCATCCGACGTTCTGGATAAACTCATGGAAGAGGATAAGGTGGCTTTGGAAACGGACAAGAATGAGGCTAAACCTGGTCTGCTAGACATTTTCAAACATCCGAATCTTCGACGAAAAGCTCTGCTCATCTTTTTCGATTGGTTCGTCAACAGCGGAACTTACTATGGACTTTCCTGGAACACTAACAATCTCGGTGGAAATCCTTTGCTGAATTTCGTTATTAGTGGAGCGGTGGAAATTCCGGCGTACACCTTTCTACTGCTAACCCTGAACCGATGGGGACGTCGTACGATCCTTTGTGGCTGTATGATCTTTGCCGGAACCATGCTCCTATCGACTATGTTCATCCCGGACAATTTGTCTTGGCTTATCATCGTCATGGCCATGCTCGGGAAACTTGCCATCACCTCTAGCTACGGAACGGTTTACGTTTTCTCGGCCGAACAGTTTCCTACGGTCATACGAAACGTGGCACTCGGAGCAGCCTCGACTTCAGCTCGTGTAGGTGGCATATTGGCACCGTATTTCAATCTTCTTGGTGACTACTGGCAACCCCTGCCGTTGCTGATCTTCGGAGCGATGTCATTCGCCGGTGGATTACTGTCACTGTTGTTACCGGAAACGCACAACCAGAAGCTCCCGGAAACGATTGCCGACGGTGAGAATTTCGGTAAGGTGAAGACGATACCCGATGAATTGGACCGGGATCTCGAGAAGACACCGGAAGAGTTGCAAGGATTAAATACAACCGGTTTGTCTCCGCCATCGCAGGGAGAATCCAACGGAATGGATGCTGTGACTCGTGCAAACGAAAAGCGATCGCACCATGATTCGGACCACGATGACGGTCAGGAGGGTAAAAATTGA